Proteins encoded by one window of Maliibacterium massiliense:
- a CDS encoding cupin domain-containing protein yields the protein MITEQLMEIAQRIRELREIMEVSEEQMAQSCGVTLEEYRAYERGEKDFSFSFFYNVANRLGVDVVDIMSGDSPKLSTCCLVRSGEGLEVNRREAYDYKHIAFTFRKKKAEPFVVTVEPKGEEETPELHAHAGQELNYMIEGSMAFYIGTQCYTLEAGDSVYFDSGIPHAMRALKNKRARFLAVVMK from the coding sequence ATGATTACGGAACAGTTGATGGAGATTGCCCAGCGCATACGGGAGCTGCGCGAGATTATGGAAGTATCCGAAGAACAGATGGCCCAAAGCTGCGGCGTTACGCTGGAGGAATACCGCGCCTATGAGCGCGGGGAGAAGGATTTTTCCTTCAGTTTTTTCTACAATGTGGCCAACCGGCTGGGTGTGGACGTCGTGGACATTATGAGCGGCGATTCCCCCAAATTGTCGACCTGCTGCCTGGTGCGCAGCGGCGAGGGGCTGGAGGTCAACCGCCGCGAGGCGTACGATTACAAGCACATCGCCTTTACCTTCCGCAAGAAAAAAGCCGAGCCCTTTGTGGTAACGGTGGAACCCAAGGGGGAGGAAGAGACGCCCGAGCTGCACGCCCACGCGGGGCAGGAGCTCAACTATATGATCGAGGGGTCGATGGCCTTTTACATTGGCACGCAGTGCTACACGCTGGAGGCCGGGGACAGCGTCTATTTTGATTCGGGCATTCCGCACGCCATGCGCGCCCTGAAGAACAAGCGCGCACGCTTTCTTGCGGTCGTGATGAAATAA